The following DNA comes from Chitinophaga nivalis.
ACTGGATTCTTCCTCCAGCAGAGAGAAACTACTGCGGATAGATGTGTATTTTGACGTGCTGAAAAAGCTGTTGCGGAAAGACAATGTGAAGGTGCTGATCTTCGATGAAAAGAAGGTAGGTAAAGAACATTTTTACCGCGAGTGGCTGAGTGAACGGCAGATGAAAAAAATAATCTTTTCAAGAGGCCAGTCCTTGCGGGAAGGAATCTGTTTGCTGGGATCAGATTATGTGAAACTCATCATGGGCCCTTGTACCGGCCTGGTACACTGTGCATCGGGTATTTATAATAACCGGGTGAGAAATGGCATGCCCCGCGAACAGGCGCCTGTACTCATTACTTATACCGGTCCCTGGGACGCGCAGTTATGGTGGGGCAATGCGCCGCTGGTTAATTGTCTGCTGATGAAAGATACCGGTGCAGTAAAAGAACTGACGTTACTGAGCCAGCTGAGTGACACCGAAAAAAAAGATATCCAAAGCCGTCCGCCCTGTACGGAATATACCGCCGAGATGTTACTGGGGTTTGTCAACAGCCGGTTGGCGAACTAAAACATTATACCTGCTTTATCTCGCGGGCATATTCCCCCCCGCAAATGCGGGGGAAGAATATGCCCGCGAGATATTTTTTACCGCTATTCACTATCCAGGCTTTTCACCGGATTGGCCAGTGCCGCCTGCAACGTTTGCACACTGATAGTCAGCAATGCCAAGGCAGTCATCGCCATACCCGTGCATATAAATACATCTGCCTGCATCGGCATATGATAGGCAAATGCCTGCAACCATCGCGACATCAGCCACCAGGCCAGCGGCAGGGCCAGCAGGATGGAAAGACCTACTGCCTTTAAAAAGTCGGAAGATAACAGTACCACTACCTGCATCACAGAAGCCCCCAGTACTTTCCGGATGCCCACTTCCCGGCGCCGTCTTTCTGCAGTATAGGCGGTAAGGCCCAGTAAACCCAGCAAAGAAATAATTACGGCCAGCCCGGCAAAGTAACCAGACAGCTGCGCCATCCGTCTTTCAGCGATATACTGCGCCTGATACGCAGTATCCAGGAAGGTATAGCTAAAGGCGAAACCTGGATTATACGTTTTGTAAAAAGCTTCCAGCCGCGCTATCACCGCAGGTTCCATGCCGGCAGTGAGTTTTACCAGTATGGTGCCGGTACGGGCATCCAGCTGAAAAAAACAGGGCTTGATAGTTTCATACAAAGATTCAAAATGAAAATCTTTTGTTACGCCGATAATTTCCCGGTTCACACCTGCCCACGAAATGATTTTGCCCACGGGGTCGGATATACCCAATGCCTGAATAGCCGCTTCGTTGAAAATAATCTTGGTGGTATCCGTCCGGAAATCCCCGGAAAACGGCCTGCCCGCGGCCATTTGTATCCCCAGCGTTGGAATCAGGTCGTGATTCACCAGAAACGGCCGGAACTGAATCGTAGCAGCGTGCCCGTTATATTGCCAGGGAATACCCACAGAAGGAGCGCCCTGCACATTACCGGCGATGCTGGAAGCCTGCACGACCCCGGGTATCTTTTTAATGGCTGCGAGGAAGCCATCCAGGTTGGCCGGTATGGTGCCTTCTGCGGCAAAACTGATGACCTGATTTTTGTTGTAACCCGGCGATTTGTGTTGTATATAATCCATCTGCCGGTATACTACCCATACGGCCACTACAAAGGTCACCGACAAGGTAAACTGAAATATCACCAGCCCTTTCCGGGTCCATAAAGCACTGATAGCATTGGGTAACCGGCCTTTCAATACCGCCGTAGTACGCAGGCCGGAGAGATACCAGGCCGGATAACTGCCGCTGATAAGACCCGTTAGTACGGTGATGGCCAGCATCCCCAGCATGGGTGTGGCCGCTGGCTGCAGCGACAACTGTTTGCCGGTAATATGATTGAAGGCGGGCATCAGCAATACAATCAACAGTAAAGCAATGACCAAAGCAAGGAACGACAGTAAAAACGATTCACACAGGTATTGCAGGGCCAGTGTCCATCTGCCCGCGCCCACTGCTTTGCGTACGCCTGTTTCTTTCATGCGGGTGGTAGCCCGGGCGGTATGCAGGTTCATGAAATTGATACCCGCAATAAGGATAATAAACAAGGCTATCAGCACAAACAACCGCACATATACAATCCTTCCGCCGGTTTGCACGCCTTGTACGTACTTGCCATACAGGTAGTTGTCGGCATAACGCTGCAGGAACATTTGCCGGGCAGGCCCCTTGGCCAGCGACGACATATAGCTCCGCAGCTTCTCATTGAAAGCCGGTACGGATACCTGATCGCCCAGCACCAGATAAGTATAGAAAGGCCCACCGGGTGTGATGTTGTGGCTGATGTTCATCAGCTCCCGGAATGCCTCAAAAGACATGACAAAATCCAGTTGAACAGAGGCATTACCAGGCATATCTTTAAATACCCCGCTCACGACACTGTATTTTTTAAACTGATCTATCTGCCAGCCGATGGTTTTACCGGTAACGTTAACAGTTGTATGAAATAAACTGAGCGCCAGCTTTTCAGAAATCACAATGCTATGCTTATCGGCCAATACCTGATTTTTATGACCGGCGATCAGCGGATAGGAGAAGATGTTAAAATAATCCTTGCCGGCAAATACCCCCGGAGATTTCACCAGGCTGTTCCCGGCTGTGAGGGCTACCTGCGGAAACCAGAAAGGAGGCGTACTAACAGCGGCATAGGCTACTTCCGGAAAAATGGCTGGCAGCGTTTCCGCCAGCATGGCGGGTGTTTCCTGCGATGTCACGATACCCTCTCCGGTAGGTTGGTTTTCCATCACCTGGTACAGGCGCCGGTCATTTTCATGGAACCGGTCCATCCGGTATTCATCATATACCCACAGGTATATCAGCAGCGTACAAGCCAGCCCGGTAGACAAGCCCATTAAGTTGATGGCGGTAAACTGCCGGTCTTTTACAAGACGCCGCCAGGCAATGATAAAATAGCTTTTTAACATAGGTCTGCAGCTGGTTGATATATAACAATACCGGCAGCCTGTAAAAGGCTGCCGGTAGCAAGGGCACCAAGAAAATGCCAGATTTTAGCGGGGCTGATAATGAAGGATATGCGTATAGGCGATTCCTTTATTTTGTTCGTTTTCGATACAATACCTGTTCACATCAGTACAATACCAGGCCTCCGGTCTTGAAAAGAATATCAGCGAAGGTCCCAGAAGTGCCTGCCAGCTTTACTGTCGCGGCCTCCGATCGATTGCAGTGCCTGGTCATAGTTCGCTTTGTTCAGCTGTTGTTCTTCTACCGGATATGTCATGCGTGTAGGCACTACCGTTACATCACGGTCCAATGATCCATCTACCGGCGCTATAAACAAAGGCTGCCCGCTGGGCTTTTTGAAATCGAGGCGCAACCGTTCAAACCAGCCCTGCATGCCCTGCATGTACAAGGCCAGCCATTTCTGGGTGCCAATAACATCTTTCCACTGGCCGCCATTGTAGGGTACCCTGGTCAGATACTGGTCTACCGCACTGCCGGTAATGCCCCGGTCTTCCAGCGAAGCCCGGATACCTTTTTTATAGTGTTCTTCTGCAGATCCCGGCAGGATACCTCTGGCCACGGCTTCTGCCAGAATGAATTCCACTTCCGCATAATCCATGTATACGCCGGGTGCGGTGGCTTTTAATACAGCGCTACCGGGTTGCGATACATCTTCCAGCGGAATTTTTTCCCCGTTCTTCTGGTTCAGGCCATAAGGTTTACCGATATACTCGCCGCTGTTTTTGGCAGGAGCGGCATATACAGGTAACCGTGGGTCGTTTATTTCCAGCATAAAGTCTACCATGGTTTTACTCATGCAGAAATCAATACGGGATTTATAGGATTCATTCAGTACGTTATTGTTTGGGGGTGCTTCTATATACCGGAAAATGGCATTGTCGGCATTGGAGGTAAACACGCCATCTGCTACGGCATCCCGGATGGCTTTCTCTACCTGCGTTTTGAGGGCGGGTACATCACTCACCCGCATGGCTACACGCAGTCGCAGTGAATTGGCAAACAGGCGCCATTTATTGACATCCCCATTGTAAATAATATCTGTCTGCGCCGGGAAAGACTTTTTGGTAGGCGCCAGTTTAGTAACCTGTTCCCCCAGTACTTTCAGCAGATCGGTATAGATATCGATGGATTTGTCGTAAGGGCTGTTTGGCCGGTCCAGTCCACCCATGGCGAGCTTATACGGTACATCTTCATAGGTGTCCGTGAGGATCTGAAAGGCCCATACTTTCAGGATTTCAGCAATGGCAATCTGATTCTGTGAATGATCAAAATTTTTCTCCCGATTGATTTTGATGATTTCATTCAGGTCTTTCAGGGTGCCGGCATACAAAACATTCCAGTAGTTACTGTTCTGTATTTCCCGGATCTGGTAGCGGCTTTCATTGGAGTAGGTAGTAGCCGACCAATACTGGGCATAGTGGAGGCCGCCGCGGCCGTTGTTGTATTCATTCCAAAGATTATCCATGCCTTTCTTTTCGGCAGATACCAGCAGGAAGCCGGGATCGGTTATCTTGGGACTGTTGGGATCCGCGTTGATTTCATCAAATTTTTTGGTACAGCTGGTTGCCAGTAATAAACTGCACAACAGCAGGTAATATGCATATATTTTCATAGCCAATTTTTTTAGAAGGAAACAGAGAGGTTAACACCAAAAGAACGTACAGAAGGGAGTACCGCCGCTTCTATACCCTGCACGTTACCGGCGGAAATGGCCAGGTTGGTAGGGTCCAGGTGCGGATTCTCCGTATAGATCAGCCATACGTTTCTGGCGGAAAATGATAACCGCAGTTGCTGCAGCCTTATTCTTTCCACGAAGGATTTCTGGAAGGTATATCCCAGGTTGATTTCTTTCAGATATAAATAGCTGGCATCCCACATATCCAGTTCCTGTATCACATAGCCATTATTGTTATTGAAATGATCATAGGCAGATATCTGTTTGGTGTTTACTTTACCATCTTCGGTATAACCCTCTGCTACCACACCCGTTTCACGGATATCTCCTTCGGCGGTTTCTTCAAACAAGCCGGAAGAACGGCCAAACATGGTAGTGGTGGAGAAGTATTTACCGCCTATCTGGAAGTCGAAATTAAGTCCCAGCGAAAACCCTTTATAGCTCAGGGTACTGGCCAATCCACCGGTGTAATCCGGTAAAGCATTACCCAATACAGATTGTTTATCGGCACGGATATACATCCCATCGGCGCCTACCAGTTTACGTCCCTGTGCATCCCGTTTGATGGCATAACCTACCACGGAGCCATAGGCTTCTCCTTCACGGGCATTTACCGATACGGCAAAGGGGGCATCGGCCAGCAACAGGTTGGTTACCCGGATACCTTTGGCGGCATCTTCATACAGCTTTTCAATCTTGTTACGATTGCGCGCGATGTTAAAGGCAAGGTCCCAGTTGAATCCGCTATTACTACGTATAGGCGAACCAGTTATTGCTATTTCAATACCTTTATTCCGGATCAGGCCTGCATTGATAACGGCGGTTTTGTAACCGGAAGAAGCAGAGATGGTTAATGGAATGATCTGGTCTCTGGACTTTTTATCATAGGCACTTACTTCGATACCTAAGCGGTTCTGGAAGAAACGCAGTTCCAGTCCGGCTTCTACCTCCGTGGTAATTTCGGGTCTGATATTTTCATTATTCAGTTTATCCGGCACCGTTATATTGCCGGTAGGGCCGAAGTTTTCTTCTGCATAATAGGCCAGCAGGGTGCTGTAAGGTACCGTACCTTTACCTACCTGTGCCCAGCCCAGTCTTAATTTACCGAAAGACAGCCAGGAAGAGCTTTTCAGTTTACCCAGTTCTGAAAATATCAGGGAGCCGGAAACAGAGGGGAAGAAGTAGGAGTTGTGGGCTGCAGGTAAAGTGCTGGACCACTCATTCCTGCCGGTTGCATCTAAGTAGGCAAAGCCGCGGTAGCCGAGGGATGCGCTGGCAAATACGCCATTTTCCCGCAGCCGTTCTTCGCGGTTATATACTTTGGCTGGTTGCCGGGAGTTGGCAAGGTTGTACCAGCCATCTATATTCAGTCCGTCTTTACTTTCTCCGCCATTCAGCCGGATGGTATTTTCCCGGCGGTTGATACCAGCAAAAGCAGACAGGGAGAAGTCTTTCCCGAAAGTATTGTTATAGTTGATACGGCCTTCGTAGTTGTTCTCCCTGACAAAACGGGTGGCCTCACTATAGGACGGAATGCCCTGCGATCCGATGGCTACGCGTTCCTGGCGGCTGTCGGTATAAAAATCGGTCATGAATTTACCGGAGACGGTCAGCTGTTCCGTAATTTTGAAATTGATGCCGGCGCTTCCATATACGCGATCCCGGCGATCGGTTTGAAAGTTTTTATACCGGGTCCAGTAAGGGTTGTCGGAGTATTTGGGAGAAGGATCATTCCAGGCGGCCCGGTTCCAGGTTTTTTGAGAGCCATCGAAAGGATAATAGTAGTCTTTCAGTTTCTCCATATCCCAGTCGCGGTGGCCGTATTCTGAAAAGGTTTGCATAATATTTCTGCCATGATAGCCGGTGCCGGGTCTGCCCTTTGCCTGCGTACCGGTGTAGTTGGCGTTGATAAAGGCTTCCAGCCGGGGTGCTATCTGGTAGCTGCCGTTGAAGCTGATGGTATTCCGTTTGATGCTGGAATTGGGCAATACGAATTTCTGATCCATATTGGTATAGGCAAGCCGGAAAGCGCCTTTTTCATTGGCGCCGGAAACCGCGATGTTGTTGGTGAGCGTAAGACCGGTTTCAAAGAAGCTGCGGTTGTTGTTGGGATGTGCTTCCCAGGGGGCTGTTACGCCAAAATCGGGATTTTGTTTATCGGCATCCCATGACCACCAATGCCGTACGGGTTTGCCGTCGAACTTTGGTCCCCAGGATACATCCGGTTCGGTGTTGGGAACCAGGTCATAGGGGCCTTTGCCATCGTTATCGTCATAGGTGGCTTTCCCATCTTTAAATGCTTCCGGATGTTCACGCAGATAGAGGGTATCGAAATCATAACCGCCTCCGTATTTATTCTGGTATCTGGGCATGATATATACTTTTTCTATCTGTGCCCCGAAGTTATAGGTAACACCTAAGCCTTTACTGGCGCCTGCTTTCGACTTCTTGGTGGTAATAACAATAACGCCGTTGGAACCGCGGGTACCATATAAGGCAGATGCGGCGGCGCCTTTCAGTACAGACAGGGATTCGATATCACTGGGGTTGATATCCTGAATGGCATTACCATAGTCGTAGCCTCCGCGGCCGCGTTCCTGGGTAAGACCGCTTTCGTCGTCCTTACCAGTAAAATTGCTGTTATCCATGGGTACACCATCCACCACAAAAAGCGGATTGTTGTTACCA
Coding sequences within:
- a CDS encoding ABC transporter permease, which codes for MLKSYFIIAWRRLVKDRQFTAINLMGLSTGLACTLLIYLWVYDEYRMDRFHENDRRLYQVMENQPTGEGIVTSQETPAMLAETLPAIFPEVAYAAVSTPPFWFPQVALTAGNSLVKSPGVFAGKDYFNIFSYPLIAGHKNQVLADKHSIVISEKLALSLFHTTVNVTGKTIGWQIDQFKKYSVVSGVFKDMPGNASVQLDFVMSFEAFRELMNISHNITPGGPFYTYLVLGDQVSVPAFNEKLRSYMSSLAKGPARQMFLQRYADNYLYGKYVQGVQTGGRIVYVRLFVLIALFIILIAGINFMNLHTARATTRMKETGVRKAVGAGRWTLALQYLCESFLLSFLALVIALLLIVLLMPAFNHITGKQLSLQPAATPMLGMLAITVLTGLISGSYPAWYLSGLRTTAVLKGRLPNAISALWTRKGLVIFQFTLSVTFVVAVWVVYRQMDYIQHKSPGYNKNQVISFAAEGTIPANLDGFLAAIKKIPGVVQASSIAGNVQGAPSVGIPWQYNGHAATIQFRPFLVNHDLIPTLGIQMAAGRPFSGDFRTDTTKIIFNEAAIQALGISDPVGKIISWAGVNREIIGVTKDFHFESLYETIKPCFFQLDARTGTILVKLTAGMEPAVIARLEAFYKTYNPGFAFSYTFLDTAYQAQYIAERRMAQLSGYFAGLAVIISLLGLLGLTAYTAERRRREVGIRKVLGASVMQVVVLLSSDFLKAVGLSILLALPLAWWLMSRWLQAFAYHMPMQADVFICTGMAMTALALLTISVQTLQAALANPVKSLDSE
- a CDS encoding SusD/RagB family nutrient-binding outer membrane lipoprotein, giving the protein MKIYAYYLLLCSLLLATSCTKKFDEINADPNSPKITDPGFLLVSAEKKGMDNLWNEYNNGRGGLHYAQYWSATTYSNESRYQIREIQNSNYWNVLYAGTLKDLNEIIKINREKNFDHSQNQIAIAEILKVWAFQILTDTYEDVPYKLAMGGLDRPNSPYDKSIDIYTDLLKVLGEQVTKLAPTKKSFPAQTDIIYNGDVNKWRLFANSLRLRVAMRVSDVPALKTQVEKAIRDAVADGVFTSNADNAIFRYIEAPPNNNVLNESYKSRIDFCMSKTMVDFMLEINDPRLPVYAAPAKNSGEYIGKPYGLNQKNGEKIPLEDVSQPGSAVLKATAPGVYMDYAEVEFILAEAVARGILPGSAEEHYKKGIRASLEDRGITGSAVDQYLTRVPYNGGQWKDVIGTQKWLALYMQGMQGWFERLRLDFKKPSGQPLFIAPVDGSLDRDVTVVPTRMTYPVEEQQLNKANYDQALQSIGGRDSKAGRHFWDLR
- a CDS encoding SusC/RagA family TonB-linked outer membrane protein; the encoded protein is MKKKLCLFVMLMAMVSLALAQQRQLTGKVTGDNNSPLPFATVQVKGTTSGTTTDQEGHFKLSLPAGGSVLVVRSVGYLSREVPIGTSGNLTISLTIDDKNLQEVVVTALNVKREKKSLGYSVQEIKGAELNQTKDANFVNSLSGKIAGIQVTGTSGNMGGSARITVRGINSIYGNNNPLFVVDGVPMDNSNFTGKDDESGLTQERGRGGYDYGNAIQDINPSDIESLSVLKGAAASALYGTRGSNGVIVITTKKSKAGASKGLGVTYNFGAQIEKVYIMPRYQNKYGGGYDFDTLYLREHPEAFKDGKATYDDNDGKGPYDLVPNTEPDVSWGPKFDGKPVRHWWSWDADKQNPDFGVTAPWEAHPNNNRSFFETGLTLTNNIAVSGANEKGAFRLAYTNMDQKFVLPNSSIKRNTISFNGSYQIAPRLEAFINANYTGTQAKGRPGTGYHGRNIMQTFSEYGHRDWDMEKLKDYYYPFDGSQKTWNRAAWNDPSPKYSDNPYWTRYKNFQTDRRDRVYGSAGINFKITEQLTVSGKFMTDFYTDSRQERVAIGSQGIPSYSEATRFVRENNYEGRINYNNTFGKDFSLSAFAGINRRENTIRLNGGESKDGLNIDGWYNLANSRQPAKVYNREERLRENGVFASASLGYRGFAYLDATGRNEWSSTLPAAHNSYFFPSVSGSLIFSELGKLKSSSWLSFGKLRLGWAQVGKGTVPYSTLLAYYAEENFGPTGNITVPDKLNNENIRPEITTEVEAGLELRFFQNRLGIEVSAYDKKSRDQIIPLTISASSGYKTAVINAGLIRNKGIEIAITGSPIRSNSGFNWDLAFNIARNRNKIEKLYEDAAKGIRVTNLLLADAPFAVSVNAREGEAYGSVVGYAIKRDAQGRKLVGADGMYIRADKQSVLGNALPDYTGGLASTLSYKGFSLGLNFDFQIGGKYFSTTTMFGRSSGLFEETAEGDIRETGVVAEGYTEDGKVNTKQISAYDHFNNNNGYVIQELDMWDASYLYLKEINLGYTFQKSFVERIRLQQLRLSFSARNVWLIYTENPHLDPTNLAISAGNVQGIEAAVLPSVRSFGVNLSVSF